In the Populus trichocarpa isolate Nisqually-1 chromosome 1, P.trichocarpa_v4.1, whole genome shotgun sequence genome, one interval contains:
- the LOC18094867 gene encoding zinc finger BED domain-containing protein DAYSLEEPER isoform X7: MEVEDPMSPIMAITPVTPTDNNEPPTSEEQPSKRRRKKSIVWEHFTIETVGAGCMRACCKQCKKSFAYITGSKLAGTSHLKRHIALGICPVSRQKNESSPYTPGSKTDPPKKRFRASPGFSGIPLDQDRCNHEIAKMIIQHDYPLHIVEHPGFIDFVRTLQPHYNMVSFNTIQGECVDVYLREKQRLLNLISGIPGRVNLTLDFGISNLDIGYAFLTGHFIDGDWNLQRRILNVATLPFYDSDYAFNQAVVSCLSDWHLRSKLFTLTLDQSFSNENVIGNLRGLLSVKNPFVLHGQLLKGSCYARVLSHLAQEALSATGEIVRRIRESVKYVKTSEAHDEKFTELRQQLQVPSTKILIIDNQTKWNTTYHMLVAASELKEVFACLDTSDPVYKINPSTDDWKKADILCTYLKLLYDAANILTGPTYPPAHVFYHEVYKIQLELTHATMSQDPFVSNLIKPMKEKFDQYWKDCFLVLAIAVVMDPRFKMKLLEFSFPKVFGEDAGMWIKSVDDGIHELFLDYLAPNIHLPAAYVEEGHISLTQSDTLQEVEAAPAPDGYSQELHPHVPLQVAHPDKSNPQEVPLQDGHHQEVSPQESLLQEVPLQALTPQEMHVEEVPSQEVSIHEMHTEVSSQEPPSQEMHAQDITPQESHTEEAPSQEMQSDDASQVPPQDINTEEVNPQDTHAEEVPSHEVPVQEIHPNEVPSQEVSVQEMQAEEAPAQAMQTEEAPLQEMHSEEAPPEEMHSEEAPPEEMRTEEAPLEEMCTEEAPPEEMWTEEAPPQEIRTEEAPPQEMQMEEAPPQEMHIEEAPPQEMCREEAPPQEMHTEEAHTEEAPPQEMRTEEAPPQEMQTEEAPPQEMRTEEAPPQEMHAEEAPPLEMHTEEAPPQEMRTEEALPQEMHAEEAPPQEMRTEEALPQEMHTEEVPPQEMQLQVIHQEMQPLELHTQDLPMLSIGDGLSDFDIYISEITSGQHLKSELDQYLEESLLPRVHEFDVVGWWKLNRLKYPTLSKMAADILSIPVSTVAPDSVFDTENRKIDSYRGSLLPITLEALVCAKDWLQHGSSLSSSSLEISNALVKKEF; this comes from the exons ATGGAAGTAGAAGACCCCATGAGTCCCATTATGGCAATTACCCCTGTGACTCCAACAGATAACAATGAACCACCCACTTCTGAGGAACAGCCTAGTAAACGTAGGAGAAAGAAGTCTATTGTCTGGGAACACTTCACAATTGAAACTGTTGGAGCTGGTTGTATGAGAGCGTGCTGTAAACAGTGCAAGAAATCATTTGCATATATAACTGGTTCAAAGCTTGCAGGAACCAGTCACCTCAAGCGACATATTGCCCTGGGGATCTGCCCTGTAAGCCGTCAGAAAAATGAATCATCACCATATACACCAGGCTCGAAAACAGACCCTCCTAAAAAACGTTTCCGAGCATCTCCTGGATTCTCAGGCATTCCCTTGGATCAGGACCGCTGCAACCATGAGATAGCTAAGATGATCATTCAGCATGATTATCCACTCCACATAGTGGAACACCCGGGTTTCATTGATTTTGTCCGGACTCTTCAACCTCATTACAATATGGTGAGTTTCAACACCATTCAAGGGGAATGTGTGGACGTGTACCTGAGGGAGAAGCAAAGGCTTTTGAATCTTATCAGTGGAATTCCTGGACGAGTCAACCTTACGTTGGATTTTGGGATTTCAAATCTAGATATTGGATATGCTTTCTTAACAGGTCACTTCATTGATGGTGATTGGAATTTACAGCGACGAATCCTTAATGTTGCCACGTTACCTTTCTATGATTCTGATTATGCCTTCAACCAAGCAGTTGTGTCTTGCCTATCTGATTGGCATTTGAGGAGCAAGTTATTTACTCTCACTCTTGATCAATCCTTCTCAAATGAGAATGTAATTGGAAATCTAAGAGGACTTCTTTCTGTCAAGAACCCATTTGTGCTCCATGGTCAGTTACTGAAAGGGAGTTGCTATGCTCGAGTGTTAAGTCATCTTGCACAAGAAGCACTCAGTGCCACAGGGGAGATTGTTAGGAGAATCCGTGAAAGTGTGAAATATGTGAAAACCTCAGAAGCTCATGATGAGAAGTTTACTGAACTCAGGCAACAACTTCAAGTCCCTAGCACGAAAATCCTCATTATTGACAATCAAACTAAATGGAACACAACTTACCACATGCTGGTGGCTGCCAGTGAATTAAAGGAAGTGTTTGCGTGCTTAGATACCTCTGATCCTGTTTACAAGATAAACCCATCAACTGATGATTGGAAGAAGGCGGATATTCTCTGCACATACTTGAAGCTTTTGTATGATGCAGCTAACATTTTGACAGGCCCAACATACCCACCTGCCCATGTATTTTACCATGAAGTTTACAAAATCCAGTTAGAGCTGACACATGCAACCATGAGCCAAGACCCCTTTGTCAGTAACCTGATCAAACCCATGAAAGAAAAGTTTGATCAATATTGGAAGGATTGCTTCCTTGTTTTGGCAATTGCAGTGGTCATGGATCCAAGGTTTAAGATGAAGCTTCTAGAATTTAGCTTCCCAAAGGTCTTTGGTGAGGATGCTGGTATGTGGATCAAGAGTGTTGATGATGGCATTCATGAACTCTTTCTAGACTATCTTGCTCCCAATATTCATCTACCAGCAGCATATGTGGAAGAAGGGCATATTAGCCTTACTCAATCAGACACCCTTCAAGAAGTCGAAGCAGCACCTGCTCCAGATGGATATTCCCAAGAACTGCACCCTCATGTACCTCTTCAAGTGGCACACCCTGACAAATCAAATCCTCAAGAAGTGCCTCTTCAAGATGGCCACCATCAGGAGGTATCTCCTCAGGAGTCACTCCTCCAAGAAGTGCCCTTACAGGCATTAACCCCTCAAGAGATGCACGTGGAAGAAGTGCCTTCCCAAGAAGTATCCATTCATGAGATGCACACTGAAGTGTCCTCCCAGGAACCGCCCTCTCAAGAAATGCATGCTCAAGATATAACACCTCAAGAATCACACACGGAAGAAGCACCTTCTCAAGAGATGCAGAGTGATGATGCCTCTCAAGTACCCCCTCAAGATATTAACACTGAAGAAGTAAACCCCCAAGATACTCATGCTGAAGAAGTTCCCTCCCATGAAGTACCTGTTCAAGAGATTCACCCTAATGAAGTTCCCTCCCAAGAGGTATCTGTTCAAGAGATGCAGGCAGAAGAAGCGCCAGCTCAAGCAATGCAGACAGAAGAAGCTCCACTGCAAGAGATGCACTCAGAAGAAGCCCCACCTGAAGAGATGCACTCAGAAGAAGCCCCACCTGAAGAGATGCGCACAGAAGAAGCCCCACTGGAAGAGATGTGCACTGAAGAAGCGCCGCCGGAAGAGATGTGGACAGAAGAAGCGCCGCCTCAAGAGATACGCACAGAAGAAGCGCCGCCTCAAGAGATGCAGATGGAGGAAGCGCCGCCTCAAGAGATGCATATCGAGGAAGCACCGCCTCAAGAGATGTGCAGAGAGGAAGCACCGCCTCAAGAGATGCATACCGAGGAAGCGCATACCGAGGAAGCGCCGCCTCAAGAGATGCGCACCGAGGAAGCGCCGCCTCAAGAGATGCAGACCGAGGAAGCGCCGCCTCAAGAGATGCGTACAGAGGAAGCACCGCCTCAAGAGATGCATGCCGAGGAAGCACCGC CGCTAGAGATGCATACCGAGGAAGCACCGCCTCAAGAGATGCGCACAGAGGAAGCACTGCCTCAAGAGATGCATGCCGAGGAAGCACCGCCGCAAGAGATGCGCACAGAGGAAGCACTGCCTCAAGAGATGCATACCGAGGAAGTGCCGCCTCAAGAGATGCAACTCCAAGTAATCCATCAAGAGATGCAGCCTCTAGAATTGCACACTCAAGATCTACCTATGCTTTCTATTGGAGATGGGCTTTcagattttgatatatatatttctgaGATTACAAGTGGGCAACATTTGAAGTCGGAATTGGATCAGTATCTAGAGGAGTCTCTTCTTCCTCGTGTGCATGAGTTTGATGTAGTAGGTTGGTGGAAACTAAACAGGCTAAAGTACCCAACACTTTCGAAGATGGCTGCTGATATTTTATCAATACCAGTATCTACTGTTGCTCCTGATTCTGTGTTCGACACTGAAAACAGAAAGATAGATAGCTATAGGGGTTCACTACTTCCTATAACACTTGAAGCCCTTGTATGCGCCAAGGATTGGCTCCAGCATGGATCATCgttgtcatcatcatcactgGAGATTTCTAACGCACTTGTGAAGAAAGAATTTTAG
- the LOC18094867 gene encoding zinc finger BED domain-containing protein DAYSLEEPER isoform X10 — MEVEDPMSPIMAITPVTPTDNNEPPTSEEQPSKRRRKKSIVWEHFTIETVGAGCMRACCKQCKKSFAYITGSKLAGTSHLKRHIALGICPVSRQKNESSPYTPGSKTDPPKKRFRASPGFSGIPLDQDRCNHEIAKMIIQHDYPLHIVEHPGFIDFVRTLQPHYNMVSFNTIQGECVDVYLREKQRLLNLISGIPGRVNLTLDFGISNLDIGYAFLTGHFIDGDWNLQRRILNVATLPFYDSDYAFNQAVVSCLSDWHLRSKLFTLTLDQSFSNENVIGNLRGLLSVKNPFVLHGQLLKGSCYARVLSHLAQEALSATGEIVRRIRESVKYVKTSEAHDEKFTELRQQLQVPSTKILIIDNQTKWNTTYHMLVAASELKEVFACLDTSDPVYKINPSTDDWKKADILCTYLKLLYDAANILTGPTYPPAHVFYHEVYKIQLELTHATMSQDPFVSNLIKPMKEKFDQYWKDCFLVLAIAVVMDPRFKMKLLEFSFPKVFGEDAGMWIKSVDDGIHELFLDYLAPNIHLPAAYVEEGHISLTQSDTLQEVEAAPAPDGYSQELHPHVPLQVAHPDKSNPQEVPLQDGHHQEVSPQESLLQEVPLQALTPQEMHVEEVPSQEVSIHEMHTEVSSQEPPSQEMHAQDITPQESHTEEAPSQEMQSDDASQVPPQDINTEEVNPQDTHAEEVPSHEVPVQEIHPNEVPSQEVSVQEMQAEEAPAQAMQTEEAPLQEMHSEEAPPEEMHSEEAPPEEMRTEEAPLEEMCTEEAPPEEMWTEEAPPQEIRTEEAPPQEMQMEEAPPQEMHIEEAPPQEMCREEAPPQEMHTEEAHTEEAPPQEMQTEEAPPQEMRTEEAPPQEMRTEEALPQEMHAEEAPPQEMRTEEALPQEMHTEEVPPQEMQLQVIHQEMQPLELHTQDLPMLSIGDGLSDFDIYISEITSGQHLKSELDQYLEESLLPRVHEFDVVGWWKLNRLKYPTLSKMAADILSIPVSTVAPDSVFDTENRKIDSYRGSLLPITLEALVCAKDWLQHGSSLSSSSLEISNALVKKEF, encoded by the exons ATGGAAGTAGAAGACCCCATGAGTCCCATTATGGCAATTACCCCTGTGACTCCAACAGATAACAATGAACCACCCACTTCTGAGGAACAGCCTAGTAAACGTAGGAGAAAGAAGTCTATTGTCTGGGAACACTTCACAATTGAAACTGTTGGAGCTGGTTGTATGAGAGCGTGCTGTAAACAGTGCAAGAAATCATTTGCATATATAACTGGTTCAAAGCTTGCAGGAACCAGTCACCTCAAGCGACATATTGCCCTGGGGATCTGCCCTGTAAGCCGTCAGAAAAATGAATCATCACCATATACACCAGGCTCGAAAACAGACCCTCCTAAAAAACGTTTCCGAGCATCTCCTGGATTCTCAGGCATTCCCTTGGATCAGGACCGCTGCAACCATGAGATAGCTAAGATGATCATTCAGCATGATTATCCACTCCACATAGTGGAACACCCGGGTTTCATTGATTTTGTCCGGACTCTTCAACCTCATTACAATATGGTGAGTTTCAACACCATTCAAGGGGAATGTGTGGACGTGTACCTGAGGGAGAAGCAAAGGCTTTTGAATCTTATCAGTGGAATTCCTGGACGAGTCAACCTTACGTTGGATTTTGGGATTTCAAATCTAGATATTGGATATGCTTTCTTAACAGGTCACTTCATTGATGGTGATTGGAATTTACAGCGACGAATCCTTAATGTTGCCACGTTACCTTTCTATGATTCTGATTATGCCTTCAACCAAGCAGTTGTGTCTTGCCTATCTGATTGGCATTTGAGGAGCAAGTTATTTACTCTCACTCTTGATCAATCCTTCTCAAATGAGAATGTAATTGGAAATCTAAGAGGACTTCTTTCTGTCAAGAACCCATTTGTGCTCCATGGTCAGTTACTGAAAGGGAGTTGCTATGCTCGAGTGTTAAGTCATCTTGCACAAGAAGCACTCAGTGCCACAGGGGAGATTGTTAGGAGAATCCGTGAAAGTGTGAAATATGTGAAAACCTCAGAAGCTCATGATGAGAAGTTTACTGAACTCAGGCAACAACTTCAAGTCCCTAGCACGAAAATCCTCATTATTGACAATCAAACTAAATGGAACACAACTTACCACATGCTGGTGGCTGCCAGTGAATTAAAGGAAGTGTTTGCGTGCTTAGATACCTCTGATCCTGTTTACAAGATAAACCCATCAACTGATGATTGGAAGAAGGCGGATATTCTCTGCACATACTTGAAGCTTTTGTATGATGCAGCTAACATTTTGACAGGCCCAACATACCCACCTGCCCATGTATTTTACCATGAAGTTTACAAAATCCAGTTAGAGCTGACACATGCAACCATGAGCCAAGACCCCTTTGTCAGTAACCTGATCAAACCCATGAAAGAAAAGTTTGATCAATATTGGAAGGATTGCTTCCTTGTTTTGGCAATTGCAGTGGTCATGGATCCAAGGTTTAAGATGAAGCTTCTAGAATTTAGCTTCCCAAAGGTCTTTGGTGAGGATGCTGGTATGTGGATCAAGAGTGTTGATGATGGCATTCATGAACTCTTTCTAGACTATCTTGCTCCCAATATTCATCTACCAGCAGCATATGTGGAAGAAGGGCATATTAGCCTTACTCAATCAGACACCCTTCAAGAAGTCGAAGCAGCACCTGCTCCAGATGGATATTCCCAAGAACTGCACCCTCATGTACCTCTTCAAGTGGCACACCCTGACAAATCAAATCCTCAAGAAGTGCCTCTTCAAGATGGCCACCATCAGGAGGTATCTCCTCAGGAGTCACTCCTCCAAGAAGTGCCCTTACAGGCATTAACCCCTCAAGAGATGCACGTGGAAGAAGTGCCTTCCCAAGAAGTATCCATTCATGAGATGCACACTGAAGTGTCCTCCCAGGAACCGCCCTCTCAAGAAATGCATGCTCAAGATATAACACCTCAAGAATCACACACGGAAGAAGCACCTTCTCAAGAGATGCAGAGTGATGATGCCTCTCAAGTACCCCCTCAAGATATTAACACTGAAGAAGTAAACCCCCAAGATACTCATGCTGAAGAAGTTCCCTCCCATGAAGTACCTGTTCAAGAGATTCACCCTAATGAAGTTCCCTCCCAAGAGGTATCTGTTCAAGAGATGCAGGCAGAAGAAGCGCCAGCTCAAGCAATGCAGACAGAAGAAGCTCCACTGCAAGAGATGCACTCAGAAGAAGCCCCACCTGAAGAGATGCACTCAGAAGAAGCCCCACCTGAAGAGATGCGCACAGAAGAAGCCCCACTGGAAGAGATGTGCACTGAAGAAGCGCCGCCGGAAGAGATGTGGACAGAAGAAGCGCCGCCTCAAGAGATACGCACAGAAGAAGCGCCGCCTCAAGAGATGCAGATGGAGGAAGCGCCGCCTCAAGAGATGCATATCGAGGAAGCACCGCCTCAAGAGATGTGCAGAGAGGAAGCACCGCCTCAAGAGATGCATACCGAGGAAGCGCATACCGAGGAAGCGCCGC CTCAAGAGATGCAGACCGAGGAAGCGCCGCCTCAAGAGATGCGTACAGAGGAAGCACCGC CTCAAGAGATGCGCACAGAGGAAGCACTGCCTCAAGAGATGCATGCCGAGGAAGCACCGCCGCAAGAGATGCGCACAGAGGAAGCACTGCCTCAAGAGATGCATACCGAGGAAGTGCCGCCTCAAGAGATGCAACTCCAAGTAATCCATCAAGAGATGCAGCCTCTAGAATTGCACACTCAAGATCTACCTATGCTTTCTATTGGAGATGGGCTTTcagattttgatatatatatttctgaGATTACAAGTGGGCAACATTTGAAGTCGGAATTGGATCAGTATCTAGAGGAGTCTCTTCTTCCTCGTGTGCATGAGTTTGATGTAGTAGGTTGGTGGAAACTAAACAGGCTAAAGTACCCAACACTTTCGAAGATGGCTGCTGATATTTTATCAATACCAGTATCTACTGTTGCTCCTGATTCTGTGTTCGACACTGAAAACAGAAAGATAGATAGCTATAGGGGTTCACTACTTCCTATAACACTTGAAGCCCTTGTATGCGCCAAGGATTGGCTCCAGCATGGATCATCgttgtcatcatcatcactgGAGATTTCTAACGCACTTGTGAAGAAAGAATTTTAG
- the LOC18094867 gene encoding zinc finger BED domain-containing protein DAYSLEEPER isoform X5: MEVEDPMSPIMAITPVTPTDNNEPPTSEEQPSKRRRKKSIVWEHFTIETVGAGCMRACCKQCKKSFAYITGSKLAGTSHLKRHIALGICPVSRQKNESSPYTPGSKTDPPKKRFRASPGFSGIPLDQDRCNHEIAKMIIQHDYPLHIVEHPGFIDFVRTLQPHYNMVSFNTIQGECVDVYLREKQRLLNLISGIPGRVNLTLDFGISNLDIGYAFLTGHFIDGDWNLQRRILNVATLPFYDSDYAFNQAVVSCLSDWHLRSKLFTLTLDQSFSNENVIGNLRGLLSVKNPFVLHGQLLKGSCYARVLSHLAQEALSATGEIVRRIRESVKYVKTSEAHDEKFTELRQQLQVPSTKILIIDNQTKWNTTYHMLVAASELKEVFACLDTSDPVYKINPSTDDWKKADILCTYLKLLYDAANILTGPTYPPAHVFYHEVYKIQLELTHATMSQDPFVSNLIKPMKEKFDQYWKDCFLVLAIAVVMDPRFKMKLLEFSFPKVFGEDAGMWIKSVDDGIHELFLDYLAPNIHLPAAYVEEGHISLTQSDTLQEVEAAPAPDGYSQELHPHVPLQVAHPDKSNPQEVPLQDGHHQEVSPQESLLQEVPLQALTPQEMHVEEVPSQEVSIHEMHTEVSSQEPPSQEMHAQDITPQESHTEEAPSQEMQSDDASQVPPQDINTEEVNPQDTHAEEVPSHEVPVQEIHPNEVPSQEVSVQEMQAEEAPAQAMQTEEAPLQEMHSEEAPPEEMHSEEAPPEEMRTEEAPLEEMCTEEAPPEEMWTEEAPPQEIRTEEAPPQEMQMEEAPPQEMHIEEAPPQEMCREEAPPQEMHTEEAHTEEAPPQEMRTEEAPPQEMQTEEAPPQEMRTEEAPPQEMHAEEAPPLEMRAEEAPPLEMHTEEAPPQEMRTEEALPQEMHAEEAPPQEMRTEEALPQEMHTEEVPPQEMQLQVIHQEMQPLELHTQDLPMLSIGDGLSDFDIYISEITSGQHLKSELDQYLEESLLPRVHEFDVVGWWKLNRLKYPTLSKMAADILSIPVSTVAPDSVFDTENRKIDSYRGSLLPITLEALVCAKDWLQHGSSLSSSSLEISNALVKKEF; this comes from the exons ATGGAAGTAGAAGACCCCATGAGTCCCATTATGGCAATTACCCCTGTGACTCCAACAGATAACAATGAACCACCCACTTCTGAGGAACAGCCTAGTAAACGTAGGAGAAAGAAGTCTATTGTCTGGGAACACTTCACAATTGAAACTGTTGGAGCTGGTTGTATGAGAGCGTGCTGTAAACAGTGCAAGAAATCATTTGCATATATAACTGGTTCAAAGCTTGCAGGAACCAGTCACCTCAAGCGACATATTGCCCTGGGGATCTGCCCTGTAAGCCGTCAGAAAAATGAATCATCACCATATACACCAGGCTCGAAAACAGACCCTCCTAAAAAACGTTTCCGAGCATCTCCTGGATTCTCAGGCATTCCCTTGGATCAGGACCGCTGCAACCATGAGATAGCTAAGATGATCATTCAGCATGATTATCCACTCCACATAGTGGAACACCCGGGTTTCATTGATTTTGTCCGGACTCTTCAACCTCATTACAATATGGTGAGTTTCAACACCATTCAAGGGGAATGTGTGGACGTGTACCTGAGGGAGAAGCAAAGGCTTTTGAATCTTATCAGTGGAATTCCTGGACGAGTCAACCTTACGTTGGATTTTGGGATTTCAAATCTAGATATTGGATATGCTTTCTTAACAGGTCACTTCATTGATGGTGATTGGAATTTACAGCGACGAATCCTTAATGTTGCCACGTTACCTTTCTATGATTCTGATTATGCCTTCAACCAAGCAGTTGTGTCTTGCCTATCTGATTGGCATTTGAGGAGCAAGTTATTTACTCTCACTCTTGATCAATCCTTCTCAAATGAGAATGTAATTGGAAATCTAAGAGGACTTCTTTCTGTCAAGAACCCATTTGTGCTCCATGGTCAGTTACTGAAAGGGAGTTGCTATGCTCGAGTGTTAAGTCATCTTGCACAAGAAGCACTCAGTGCCACAGGGGAGATTGTTAGGAGAATCCGTGAAAGTGTGAAATATGTGAAAACCTCAGAAGCTCATGATGAGAAGTTTACTGAACTCAGGCAACAACTTCAAGTCCCTAGCACGAAAATCCTCATTATTGACAATCAAACTAAATGGAACACAACTTACCACATGCTGGTGGCTGCCAGTGAATTAAAGGAAGTGTTTGCGTGCTTAGATACCTCTGATCCTGTTTACAAGATAAACCCATCAACTGATGATTGGAAGAAGGCGGATATTCTCTGCACATACTTGAAGCTTTTGTATGATGCAGCTAACATTTTGACAGGCCCAACATACCCACCTGCCCATGTATTTTACCATGAAGTTTACAAAATCCAGTTAGAGCTGACACATGCAACCATGAGCCAAGACCCCTTTGTCAGTAACCTGATCAAACCCATGAAAGAAAAGTTTGATCAATATTGGAAGGATTGCTTCCTTGTTTTGGCAATTGCAGTGGTCATGGATCCAAGGTTTAAGATGAAGCTTCTAGAATTTAGCTTCCCAAAGGTCTTTGGTGAGGATGCTGGTATGTGGATCAAGAGTGTTGATGATGGCATTCATGAACTCTTTCTAGACTATCTTGCTCCCAATATTCATCTACCAGCAGCATATGTGGAAGAAGGGCATATTAGCCTTACTCAATCAGACACCCTTCAAGAAGTCGAAGCAGCACCTGCTCCAGATGGATATTCCCAAGAACTGCACCCTCATGTACCTCTTCAAGTGGCACACCCTGACAAATCAAATCCTCAAGAAGTGCCTCTTCAAGATGGCCACCATCAGGAGGTATCTCCTCAGGAGTCACTCCTCCAAGAAGTGCCCTTACAGGCATTAACCCCTCAAGAGATGCACGTGGAAGAAGTGCCTTCCCAAGAAGTATCCATTCATGAGATGCACACTGAAGTGTCCTCCCAGGAACCGCCCTCTCAAGAAATGCATGCTCAAGATATAACACCTCAAGAATCACACACGGAAGAAGCACCTTCTCAAGAGATGCAGAGTGATGATGCCTCTCAAGTACCCCCTCAAGATATTAACACTGAAGAAGTAAACCCCCAAGATACTCATGCTGAAGAAGTTCCCTCCCATGAAGTACCTGTTCAAGAGATTCACCCTAATGAAGTTCCCTCCCAAGAGGTATCTGTTCAAGAGATGCAGGCAGAAGAAGCGCCAGCTCAAGCAATGCAGACAGAAGAAGCTCCACTGCAAGAGATGCACTCAGAAGAAGCCCCACCTGAAGAGATGCACTCAGAAGAAGCCCCACCTGAAGAGATGCGCACAGAAGAAGCCCCACTGGAAGAGATGTGCACTGAAGAAGCGCCGCCGGAAGAGATGTGGACAGAAGAAGCGCCGCCTCAAGAGATACGCACAGAAGAAGCGCCGCCTCAAGAGATGCAGATGGAGGAAGCGCCGCCTCAAGAGATGCATATCGAGGAAGCACCGCCTCAAGAGATGTGCAGAGAGGAAGCACCGCCTCAAGAGATGCATACCGAGGAAGCGCATACCGAGGAAGCGCCGCCTCAAGAGATGCGCACCGAGGAAGCGCCGCCTCAAGAGATGCAGACCGAGGAAGCGCCGCCTCAAGAGATGCGTACAGAGGAAGCACCGCCTCAAGAGATGCATGCCGAGGAAGCACCGC CGCTAGAGATGCGCGCCGAGGAAGCACCACCGCTAGAGATGCATACCGAGGAAGCACCGCCTCAAGAGATGCGCACAGAGGAAGCACTGCCTCAAGAGATGCATGCCGAGGAAGCACCGCCGCAAGAGATGCGCACAGAGGAAGCACTGCCTCAAGAGATGCATACCGAGGAAGTGCCGCCTCAAGAGATGCAACTCCAAGTAATCCATCAAGAGATGCAGCCTCTAGAATTGCACACTCAAGATCTACCTATGCTTTCTATTGGAGATGGGCTTTcagattttgatatatatatttctgaGATTACAAGTGGGCAACATTTGAAGTCGGAATTGGATCAGTATCTAGAGGAGTCTCTTCTTCCTCGTGTGCATGAGTTTGATGTAGTAGGTTGGTGGAAACTAAACAGGCTAAAGTACCCAACACTTTCGAAGATGGCTGCTGATATTTTATCAATACCAGTATCTACTGTTGCTCCTGATTCTGTGTTCGACACTGAAAACAGAAAGATAGATAGCTATAGGGGTTCACTACTTCCTATAACACTTGAAGCCCTTGTATGCGCCAAGGATTGGCTCCAGCATGGATCATCgttgtcatcatcatcactgGAGATTTCTAACGCACTTGTGAAGAAAGAATTTTAG